A genomic region of Deltaproteobacteria bacterium contains the following coding sequences:
- a CDS encoding N-6 DNA methylase, translating to IFENLIRRFNELANETAGDHFTPRDVIRLMVNILLIHDDKLLATPGTVRKLLDPACGTGGMLAEAQNYLRDHHREAKLYVYGQDYNKRAFATAASDMLMKQVDHNGGGNNIRFGDSFTEDQFAGETFDYFLTNPPFGVDWKKQQKEIEREHDKLGFAGRFGAGLPRVNDGALLFLQHMIAKFEPVRPAEHKHGSRLAIVFSGSPLFTGGAGSGESDIRKWIIENDWLEAIVALPEQMFYNTGIGTYVWIVTNRKERGRKGKIQLVDARELWTAGGSEESKRSLGDKRRHVTAQQIEEVVRLYGRIEDGERSKVFDNADFGYTRVTVERPLRLTYRMTTEDKARFLDACPHLLDDIQGIDQTVGRDSLRDWNAVWERIQNLLHARKSRWRAPEQKLFRSVFTQKDPEAEPVARGGRDDGYEPDPDLRDLENVPLKEDIDAYFEREVRPHVPDAWMDRSKDKVGYEINFNRHFYKYTPPRPLEEIDADLKKAEDQILRLLREVTE from the coding sequence ATTTTCGAGAACCTCATTCGACGCTTCAACGAGTTGGCCAACGAGACCGCGGGCGACCACTTCACGCCGCGCGACGTCATCCGGCTGATGGTGAACATTCTGCTCATTCACGACGACAAGTTACTAGCCACGCCCGGCACCGTACGCAAGCTCCTCGACCCTGCCTGCGGCACGGGCGGCATGCTGGCCGAGGCGCAGAACTACCTGCGCGACCACCACCGCGAAGCGAAGCTCTACGTCTACGGCCAGGACTACAACAAGCGCGCCTTTGCCACCGCGGCCTCGGATATGCTGATGAAGCAGGTCGATCACAACGGCGGCGGCAACAACATCCGCTTCGGCGACAGCTTCACCGAGGACCAGTTCGCGGGCGAGACCTTCGACTACTTCCTCACCAACCCGCCTTTCGGCGTGGACTGGAAGAAGCAGCAAAAGGAGATCGAGCGCGAGCACGACAAGCTGGGCTTCGCTGGCCGCTTCGGCGCGGGCCTGCCGCGCGTGAACGACGGCGCGCTGCTCTTCCTGCAGCACATGATCGCCAAGTTCGAGCCCGTGCGGCCGGCCGAGCACAAGCACGGCTCGCGCCTCGCCATCGTCTTTTCCGGCTCGCCGCTCTTCACCGGGGGCGCGGGCTCCGGCGAGAGCGACATCCGCAAGTGGATCATCGAGAACGACTGGCTCGAGGCCATCGTCGCCCTGCCCGAGCAGATGTTCTACAACACCGGAATCGGCACCTATGTCTGGATCGTCACCAATCGGAAAGAGAGGGGGCGCAAGGGCAAGATCCAGCTTGTCGACGCGCGCGAGCTCTGGACGGCCGGCGGGAGCGAGGAGTCCAAGCGCAGCCTCGGCGACAAGCGCCGCCATGTCACGGCGCAGCAGATCGAGGAGGTCGTCCGGCTCTATGGCCGCATCGAGGACGGCGAGCGCTCCAAGGTCTTCGACAACGCCGACTTCGGCTACACTCGCGTCACCGTCGAGCGGCCGCTGCGCCTCACCTACCGGATGACTACCGAGGACAAGGCGCGCTTCCTCGACGCCTGCCCGCACTTGCTCGACGACATCCAGGGCATCGACCAGACGGTCGGGCGCGACTCGCTGCGCGACTGGAACGCGGTCTGGGAGCGCATCCAGAACCTGCTGCACGCGCGGAAATCGCGCTGGAGGGCGCCCGAGCAGAAGCTCTTCCGCAGCGTCTTCACGCAGAAGGACCCGGAAGCCGAGCCGGTCGCCAGGGGCGGGCGCGACGACGGCTACGAGCCCGACCCGGACCTGCGCGACCTCGAGAACGTGCCGCTCAAGGAAGACATCGACGCCTACTTCGAGCGCGAGGTGCGCCCTCACGTGCCCGACGCCTGGATGGACCGGAGCAAGGACAAGGTCGGCTACGAGATCAACTTCAACCGCCACTTCTACAAGTACACGCCGCCGCGACCGCTGGAGGAGATCGACGCGGATCTGAAGAAGGCTGAGGACCAGATCCTGCGGTTGCTGCGGGAGGTGACGGAGTGA